The Rhodohalobacter sp. SW132 genome includes a region encoding these proteins:
- a CDS encoding sigma-70 family RNA polymerase sigma factor gives MILQFILQLLGFARQASDEDREWMEEVQSGKKASLQKLYERYKRILFGMIYKILNNREETEDLLQEIFVQAWRKSDQYEPQRGSVYSFLATMARNKAIDRTRSKAFKNRKKDDYVLNDDEYSFHLSTDNPNPEENLQLTERAVAVRKALASLHKKEREVLYISYFHGLSQSEIAEKIDIPLGTVKYRMRQGMIKLRDTLDQDTI, from the coding sequence GTGATCCTACAGTTTATCTTACAACTTTTGGGGTTTGCCCGCCAGGCTTCCGATGAAGATCGGGAGTGGATGGAAGAGGTGCAGTCCGGAAAGAAAGCTTCACTGCAAAAACTGTATGAGCGATATAAACGAATTTTATTTGGGATGATTTACAAAATCCTGAACAATCGTGAGGAGACCGAAGATCTGCTTCAGGAAATATTTGTACAGGCATGGAGGAAATCAGACCAGTATGAGCCTCAGCGTGGCAGCGTCTACAGTTTTCTGGCAACCATGGCCCGCAACAAAGCAATCGACAGAACACGTTCAAAAGCTTTCAAAAATCGAAAAAAAGATGATTATGTACTGAATGATGATGAATATTCGTTTCATTTAAGTACAGATAATCCAAACCCTGAAGAGAATTTACAGCTTACTGAACGTGCTGTTGCTGTGCGAAAAGCTTTGGCTTCATTACATAAAAAGGAGCGTGAAGTTCTCTACATCTCCTATTTTCACGGACTTTCCCAATCCGAAATAGCTGAAAAGATTGATATTCCGCTTGGAACTGTAAAGTACCGGATGAGGCAGGGGATGATTAAACTGCGTGATACGTTAGATCAGGATACGATATGA
- a CDS encoding anti-sigma factor domain-containing protein — MSEQETYNDFESLCAGYVLGALSDEEKRTFERMLDNATPEQLEIYRQMVRIKDDLSLAANPMEPSDDLFDRVLEEISVSGSKSVSNMESRSENDPKSANGWIFKAAAAILLASLLGLLLYSQQLSTLIDDKEARISELQTEVEEQNQLLTLLESELERKEELLAILESREVSLILMAGLETNPDGYGKIVWDPENERALLQVANLPEPTTEQDYQLWLIKDEQDPISAGIFSFEQTATDLFYRIDRLEERPSEQTNTFAVTLEPRGGMPQPTGDMYLLGQNE; from the coding sequence ATGAGTGAGCAGGAAACATATAACGATTTCGAATCGCTTTGCGCCGGGTACGTACTGGGTGCGCTCTCTGATGAGGAGAAGAGAACATTCGAACGCATGCTCGATAATGCCACGCCGGAACAGCTCGAAATATACCGGCAAATGGTGCGTATCAAAGATGATCTTTCACTTGCCGCCAACCCAATGGAACCATCGGATGATCTGTTTGACCGGGTCCTGGAGGAGATTTCAGTATCGGGCTCCAAATCTGTCAGCAACATGGAATCCCGGAGCGAAAACGATCCAAAATCTGCAAATGGATGGATTTTCAAAGCCGCCGCTGCCATTTTACTTGCCAGCCTTCTGGGGCTTTTGCTTTACTCCCAACAACTGTCAACCCTGATTGATGATAAGGAAGCCCGGATCTCTGAACTCCAAACAGAAGTTGAAGAGCAGAATCAGCTACTGACACTTCTCGAATCTGAACTTGAACGGAAGGAAGAACTTCTTGCGATCCTTGAATCGAGAGAGGTGAGCCTGATTTTAATGGCTGGCCTGGAAACAAACCCTGACGGGTATGGAAAAATTGTGTGGGATCCCGAAAATGAACGGGCTCTTTTACAAGTAGCGAATCTGCCTGAGCCAACTACCGAACAAGATTATCAGTTATGGCTGATTAAAGATGAGCAGGATCCGATTAGTGCAGGAATCTTTTCATTTGAACAGACAGCTACCGACCTTTTTTACAGAATCGACCGGCTTGAAGAGCGGCCTTCCGAGCAAACAAATACATTTGCAGTCACCCTTGAGCCGAGAGGTGGAATGCCGCAGCCAACCGGTGATATGTATTTATTGGGGCAGAATGAGTAG
- a CDS encoding transposase encodes MDRLIRNKFESYLDKSLYGPQWLRKSSIAEIVEEAIHFRNGRLYELYAYSIMSNHVHMVFQHIEHKSKIKSTDHLLLKDFPVTKILADLKKFTAGKCNRRLGRRGHFWQAENFDRLIRNNKELENCIRYTLNNPVKAGLVEYWDNWPHSYCKPEFFDSI; translated from the coding sequence ATGGATAGACTGATTCGAAATAAATTCGAGTCATATCTCGATAAATCATTGTATGGACCACAATGGCTGCGGAAAAGTTCAATTGCTGAAATTGTCGAGGAAGCGATCCATTTCAGAAATGGCAGGCTGTATGAATTATACGCCTACTCTATCATGTCGAATCACGTGCATATGGTTTTTCAACATATTGAACATAAATCAAAGATTAAAAGCACCGATCATCTGTTACTAAAAGACTTTCCAGTCACAAAAATACTCGCTGATTTGAAGAAGTTTACAGCCGGCAAATGTAATCGACGATTAGGAAGAAGAGGGCATTTTTGGCAGGCTGAAAATTTTGACCGACTGATTCGAAACAATAAAGAGCTTGAGAACTGTATCCGATACACCTTGAATAATCCGGTAAAAGCAGGATTGGTTGAATATTGGGACAACTGGCCTCACAGTTATTGCAAACCTGAGTTTTTTGACTCGATCTGA
- a CDS encoding bifunctional UDP-sugar hydrolase/5'-nucleotidase translates to MSIIDRKTFLKTALTYSAGAMALPSMLPIGSNQPKLTILYTNDTHARLDPFPKNATQFAGLGGIARRANLIRRIREQEKNLLLLDAGDVFQGTPWFDVYGGELDLKLMSEIRYDAMAVGNHEFDLGLEALAEAADNADFPLLAANYSVHNTPLDGVVRRFVVKSIAGLRVGIFGLGIELPGVVDPKLYGGVRSRDVEVWANGMVTSLRRYHNCDLIICLSHLGYEYSDSRIDDLTIARKVGGIDLIIGGHTHTFLDRPVSMINPEGTRTLVTQMGHSGVRLGRLDIDINRFMENRLSGISSEYYVIGATG, encoded by the coding sequence GTGAGTATTATTGATCGAAAAACATTCTTGAAAACGGCATTGACCTACTCCGCCGGCGCGATGGCACTTCCATCCATGCTTCCGATCGGGAGTAATCAGCCCAAGCTCACAATTCTTTACACGAATGATACCCACGCACGGCTGGATCCCTTTCCGAAAAATGCTACTCAATTTGCTGGTCTCGGGGGAATTGCCCGGCGAGCGAATTTGATTCGCCGAATAAGAGAACAGGAAAAAAACTTGCTGCTTCTGGATGCGGGAGATGTATTTCAGGGAACGCCCTGGTTTGATGTGTATGGCGGTGAACTGGATCTCAAATTGATGAGTGAGATTCGGTATGATGCCATGGCAGTCGGGAATCATGAATTTGACCTGGGGTTAGAAGCGTTAGCTGAAGCAGCTGACAATGCTGATTTCCCTCTGTTAGCAGCCAATTATAGTGTGCATAATACTCCGCTGGATGGTGTGGTTAGAAGGTTTGTGGTAAAATCGATAGCCGGTTTGAGGGTTGGTATCTTTGGCCTGGGAATCGAACTGCCGGGTGTGGTAGACCCAAAACTGTATGGGGGTGTCCGATCGAGAGATGTGGAAGTTTGGGCAAACGGAATGGTTACAAGCCTGCGCCGATATCATAACTGCGATTTGATTATATGTTTAAGTCATCTCGGGTATGAGTATTCAGATTCCCGAATAGATGATCTGACGATTGCGCGAAAAGTAGGGGGAATTGACCTGATTATCGGCGGACATACACACACCTTTTTAGATCGGCCTGTCAGTATGATTAATCCGGAGGGCACGCGTACACTGGTAACTCAAATGGGTCACAGCGGAGTGCGTCTCGGCCGCCTGGATATTGATATTAACAGATTCATGGAAAACCGTCTGAGCGGAATTTCATCAGAATACTATGTAATAGGCGCGACAGGTTGA
- a CDS encoding 5'-nucleotidase C-terminal domain-containing protein, with translation MQKFFVLLALSLLIYGCSGTQHSIENDSESPVDLEREANRDDPRIASILEQYRTEYDDKMGVRVAEVAYPLEFGSPESALGNMAADAIRFRAAREARRFIHLSVIGESSFRLNFNEGTLTLGEVLEFMPYENHLVLLKLTGEMVHELSQQIAARGGAPVSGMRFRLVDGRAQQVLVNSEILDRTGEYWLATSNWVANGGDDFTAILNPLERIDYELSIRDLYVDYFRNQRTLSPEIDGRIRE, from the coding sequence ATGCAGAAATTTTTTGTACTCCTTGCGCTTTCATTACTGATCTACGGATGCTCGGGAACCCAGCATAGTATTGAGAACGATTCAGAATCTCCGGTTGACCTTGAAAGGGAAGCGAACAGAGATGATCCTCGAATAGCATCCATCCTGGAGCAATATCGAACAGAATACGATGACAAAATGGGAGTGAGGGTCGCTGAAGTGGCCTATCCTCTTGAATTTGGCTCACCCGAAAGCGCACTGGGTAATATGGCAGCTGATGCTATTCGATTCAGGGCAGCCCGGGAGGCCCGCCGTTTTATACACCTGTCAGTCATAGGAGAAAGCTCTTTCAGACTAAATTTCAACGAGGGAACACTTACACTTGGTGAAGTTCTTGAGTTTATGCCCTACGAAAATCATCTCGTGCTGTTGAAACTGACCGGTGAGATGGTGCATGAACTGAGTCAGCAGATCGCTGCACGCGGCGGAGCTCCAGTCAGTGGTATGCGTTTTCGCCTTGTTGATGGCAGGGCACAGCAGGTGTTGGTCAACTCGGAAATACTTGATCGAACGGGTGAATACTGGCTGGCTACAAGCAACTGGGTTGCCAATGGCGGAGATGATTTTACTGCGATTCTCAATCCACTGGAGCGAATAGACTATGAGCTGTCCATTCGCGATCTGTATGTTGACTATTTTCGGAATCAACGAACTCTTTCACCGGAAATCGATGGGAGGATCCGGGAGTGA
- the mnmA gene encoding tRNA 2-thiouridine(34) synthase MnmA produces the protein MSSKGRVLVAMSGGVDSSVAAVMLHNEGYDVIGITMKTWDYHRSGGDNGKETGCCTVESMNDARHIAVKYGFKHFIVDIRDEFGDWVIDRFVEEYTSGRTPNPCVLCNTHIKWAALLRRADNLGCDFIATGHYANVRKENERYVISKGKDHDKDQSYALWGVQQKHLERTIFPLGKYRKTEIRQIAEDYGLLNVANKPDSYEICFIPDNNYHRFLNDRVEGLEDRVKGGNFVDKYGKIVGKHKGYPYYTIGQRRGLDIALGYPVYVTDIDPVNNVITIGEKEDLISTTCRAKELNLVKYDKIPGGSMDIIGKIRYNDAGASGTITQLADDEIEVHFPAGREAITPGQAIVCYEGDDVVAGGWIHKVNIEMDEKETITA, from the coding sequence ATGAGTTCTAAAGGTCGCGTACTTGTCGCGATGAGTGGCGGCGTTGATTCCTCTGTTGCTGCAGTGATGTTGCACAACGAGGGATACGACGTTATCGGTATTACCATGAAAACCTGGGATTACCACCGCAGCGGTGGGGATAACGGGAAAGAAACGGGCTGTTGTACCGTGGAATCAATGAATGATGCGCGCCACATTGCCGTAAAATACGGCTTCAAACATTTTATTGTGGATATCCGGGATGAATTCGGAGACTGGGTGATCGACCGTTTCGTTGAGGAGTATACAAGCGGACGCACACCCAATCCGTGTGTATTGTGTAATACCCATATCAAATGGGCAGCCCTGCTTAGAAGAGCAGATAACCTTGGCTGTGATTTTATTGCTACCGGCCACTACGCCAATGTTCGTAAAGAAAACGAGCGATATGTGATTTCTAAGGGAAAAGATCACGATAAAGATCAATCCTATGCCCTCTGGGGTGTGCAGCAAAAACACCTGGAACGTACCATTTTCCCGCTTGGTAAATACCGAAAGACTGAAATTCGTCAAATCGCCGAAGATTACGGATTGCTGAACGTTGCCAATAAACCGGACTCCTACGAAATCTGCTTCATACCGGATAATAACTACCACCGTTTTTTAAACGACCGGGTAGAGGGTCTGGAGGACCGTGTTAAAGGTGGCAATTTTGTTGATAAATACGGCAAAATTGTTGGCAAACATAAAGGATATCCCTATTACACGATCGGGCAGAGAAGAGGCCTTGATATCGCCCTGGGGTACCCCGTGTATGTTACCGATATTGACCCGGTGAATAATGTGATCACAATCGGCGAAAAAGAAGATCTGATCAGTACCACGTGCCGCGCAAAAGAGCTGAATCTGGTGAAGTATGATAAGATTCCCGGCGGTTCGATGGATATTATCGGCAAGATCCGGTACAACGATGCAGGGGCATCCGGCACGATAACACAGTTGGCGGATGATGAAATTGAAGTACATTTTCCTGCCGGAAGAGAAGCAATTACACCCGGACAGGCAATCGTTTGTTACGAAGGCGACGATGTTGTTGCCGGTGGGTGGATTCACAAAGTGAACATCGAAATGGATGAAAAGGAGACCATAACGGCATGA